The window CGGTGCTGTTCGACTCGGCCGACCCGGCCTCGGACAAGCACCCGATGATCGCCGCGGCGATGGAGCGCACGAACACGGGCACGCTCGTCGTGATCCCGCTCGACGTAGGCGACCACCGGCTCGGCGTGCTGGCCGCGGGGTGCACCGAGAGCCGCCGCCTGAGCGACGAGGACCGCGAGTTGCTGCACGCGCTGGGTAGGCAGGGCGGACAGGCGCTGGAGCGAGCAGGTCTGCACGCCGAGGCGACGAAGGCCGCCGAGCGCTCGGACTTCCTCGCAACCACCGGCCGCACGCTGGAGGAGGAGGTCGGGCTCGTCGAACGGGCTCAGCGCCTCGTCGAGCTCGTCACCCGAGAGCTGGCCGACATGGCGAGCGTCGAATTCCTGGAGGCCGACGGCACGCGGCGGCTGGCCGACGCGCGCGCCGAACACTGCGACGCCGCGGTGCCCGGCAGCCCGATCGGCATCGAACCGGGCCGGGCGGGCGACCTGATCACCCAGGTGATCAGCGGGAGCAGACCGAAGCTGGTGTCCGAGCGGCTGCCGATGGGGCCTGCCGGGCCGCGTCCGGCCAACTGGTGGCTCGCGCTGCCGCTGCGTGCCTCCGGGCGCACGCTCGGCGCGCTGGTGCTGGGCCGCTACGGCCGCTCGTTCAGCGTCGACGAAGTGACGTTCTGCAGTGAGGTCGCGGCGACAGCCGCGCTCGCGCTCGACAACGCCCGCCGTTACGAGCAGGAGCGGGAGGTCGCGTTCACGCTGCAGCGCAGCCTGCTGGCCGGTGGCCTGCCCCGCAGGCAGGGGCTCCGGATCGCCACGCACTACCGGCCGGCGATGGAGAACCTCGAGGTCGGCGGCGACTGGTACGACGCGTTCGAACTCGAAGGCGAGAAGATCGGCATTGTGGTCGGCGACGTCGTCGGCCGTGGCCTGACCGCGGCCAGCGCGATGGGGCAGATTCGCAGCGCGATCCGGGCGCTCGCCGGTGCCGGGCTCGGGCCGGCCGCGCTGCTCGGCCAGCTCGACCGGTTCGTCGGCCAGTTCGACGCCGGCCGGATGGCCACGCTGGTCTACCTGGAGCTGACCCCGCGGACCGGGCACGTCCGATACGCCTGCGCGGGGCACTTCCCGCCGCTGCTGGTGCACGGCAACGAGGAGGCGCAGTACCTCTGGGAGGGCCGGTCGACGCCGCTGGATGCCTACGCCGGCCAGCCCGGCCGCTCGGAGGCCGAGGTCATGCTGCAGCCCGGCGCGCGGCTGGTGCTCTACACCGACGGGCTGGTCGAGCGTCGGGGCCGGCTGATCTGGCGCGGCCTGGAGCTGCTCCGCGAGGAGATGGAGAAACACCGCACCTCCTCGGCGGCCGCGATCGTCAACGAGATCGCCGACGCCATGCTGCGTGACGAGAGCAGCCGCGACGACGTCTGCCTCCTCGCGGTGTCGCTCGCCGACTCCACACCGTTCGAGGAGACGATCCCGGCCGACCTGGGCGAGCTGACCGGCGTCCGGAACCGGCTGCGGGCGTGGCTGGCCGATCACGACGTCGACAAGCACGACGGCTTCGCGATCGTGTTGGCGTGCTCGGAAGCGATCGGCAACGCCATCGAGCACGGGTACCGTGGCCCGGTGGCGGCGGCTACCGGCGCGGTGACGATCTCGGCGTCGATCGTCGACGAGCGCGTTGATGTCACGATCCGGGACGGCGGCCTGTGGCAACCTCGGGAGACGCCGCCGGACCGCGGCCGTGGGCTCATGCTGATGAATCGTCTGATGGACGAGGTCACGGTCGACCGCGGCGACGGGACGACCGTGACGATGTCACGCCGGGTGAGGTGGATGAGGCCGTGATGAAGGACGAGGTGCGGGTCGACGGTGAGAGACCGGAGTTCGTCCCCCACGGTGACGGCCCGCCGCCGGCTGCGGCCACCGTCTCGGTCCAAAACCAGGGGGACGCTGACCGCGAGGCGTTCGCGCTGGTGACCTTCGTCGGCGAGATCGACCTGGGTACCGCGCCCGCGCTCGGCGACACCGTGCTCCGGGGGACCACCGAAGCGACCGCGGTCGTGCTCGACCTCTCGGCGGTCACGTTCCTGGACAGCGCGGGCGTGCGGTTGCTGGACAACCTGGTCCACGCGTACGAGGGACGGGGCTGCGTGGTCCGGCTGGTCGCCCCGGAGCACGGCGTCGCCAGGTTCACGCTGACGCTGTGCGCGTTCCGGTCGGACCTGGTAGAGACGACCGTCTCGGCAGCGCGCGATTCGTTGAACTGAGCGGGCCCGAACCGGCTCAGTCGGCGAGCGACGGGCTGGGCACCAGGGACGGATCACCCTCGACCAGGCTGGTCGCGGCGGCTTTCCTGGCGGCCTGCCACTCCGGCAGCCGGTCCTCGTTGATCGCGGCGAACATCTCCGCGGTGGCCTGCTCGTCGACCTGGACGGCGGTGCCGAACGGCGTCCACAGGGACTCGCTGGTGTACGGCAGCGTCTCGAACGTCAGGTCGCCCGGGCGCAATCCGCGTAGCGCGATCGCGAGCGCCTCGACGTCCATGTTGTCGTCCACGGTGATCGCGCCGGTCGCGGCGCGTAGGAACGCGTCGAACCGCAGCGGGTTGGTGAGCGTGCCGCCGCTGACCGCCCGGTCGAGCAGCGCCTTGAGCACGACCTGCTGGTTGTGGATCCGGCCGAAGTCGCTGCCGGGCACGCTGTAGCGCTGGCGCATGAAGTCCAGCGCCGAGTCGCCGCCCATGTGGTGGCACCCGGCGGCCCAGACCCGGTCGGTGTGGATCGAGCGAACCGTGTACGAGGTGCAGACCCGGACCCCGCCGACCGCGTTCACCATCGTCCGGACACCGTTGAAGTCGACGACCACGGCCCCGTCGAGCGGCAGCCCGGTCAGGTTGTAGACGGTCTTCGCCGCCAACGGCGCACCACCGTACGAGAACGCGGCGTTGATCTTGTTCTTGCCGCCCTGCCAGGTGCCGCCCTCGGGGATCTCGACGTAGCTGTCCCGCGGGATCGACACCACGTACGCGCTCTGGAGGTCCGCGGTGATGTGCACCAGCATCATCGTGTCCGAGCGCTCGCCGACGGTGTTGGCCTGCACGGACGGATCGGCGAGCCGGGAGTCGGAGCCGAGCACCAGGAAGTTCAGCGGACCGACGACGTCGTCGCCGCGGTCGTAGGTCGAGCCGGTGTCATCGGTGCGGGTGGTGGTAGGGACGTCGCCCAGCAGGTCGGCGCGCTTGATGTTCTTCTCGTACCGCGCGCTGATCGCCCAGGCGGCACCAATCGTGCCGACCGACACCAGGAGGAGCGAAACGCCCACGATGAGCGCCACCGTTGTCCACGGTGTGCCGCCCCTCCGACCTACGCGCACTCGTTCCGCCCTCTGCTGTCACCCGGTAGCCACTGCCGGTCGCGCTCTTGCCCGGTACATCGGCACCGATCGGATCGAGTCAAGGAGGTGAATCTGTCCGCGCACGCTACGGCAGGCTATTCAGCAATCTACGAGTACCCCGCAACGAACGCCATAATCACCGTTCGCGGGGGCCCTGCCAGCGGCGGCGCAAGGAAAGCGTTCGGCGAGCGCCGAAATACCTGAGAAAAAGCCAAGAGAAACTGTGGACGTAATTCGCTGCCGAAAAGCGGGTGCAAAGCGCGGCTAAACACCGTTTATCAGTCCCCAAAAGCCGTTGCGACGGCGTGTCGCGCCGAACGCGCTCGGCGAGTCGGGGGAGGGGGATACCGGCAAAACAGATGAGTCGTGCGGGTCTCGCGAATCGGACCATGTCGCTAGGCTCCGTTTTGATGCATACGCGGCAAAACGTCACTCCAGGCAGCACCGGTCACAGCGCGAATCCCCTATCTCCGTCGCACTCGCAATTCCCGAACGACGGTTACGCCGCGGATGTGAAATCGCTCACGGGCGCCTTCTCGTATCAACCGGGGCTGGACGGAATCCGCGCGCTGGCCGTCGGCGCGGTGATCGTCTACCACCTCGGAGCGGGGTGGCTGCCCGGCGGATTCCTCGGCGTCGACCTGTTCTTCGTCCTCTCCGGCTTCCTGATCACGACGCTGCTCGTCACCCGCGCGAGCCCGGACGGGCGGGTCGACCTGGTCGACTTCGCCGTCCGCCGGGTGCGCCGTCTGCTCCCCGCCGCGCTGGTCATGGTCGCGGTCGTCGCCGCCGTCGCCGCGTTCACGCTGCCCAGCTACCGGCTCGGTGCGCTCCGGCTCGACGGGGTCTGGACCGTGCTGCAGGCCGCGAACTGGCGATTCGTCGTGTCCGGGCAGTCGTACGTCGACCAATTCGCACCACCGTCTCCGCTGCGGCACGCCTGGTCGCTCGCGGTCGAGGAGCAGTTCTACCTGGCCTGGCCGCTCGTCCTCGCGCTGGCGCTGCGTCTGCGCGTGCGCCGGACCTGGCTGCTCGCGCTCACCGGTGGCCTGGCGCTGATGTCGGCCGGGTGGATGCGCCACCTGTATGCGGCGCCGGATCCGTCGCGGTCGTATTACGGCACCGACACCCGGGCCCACGCGCTGCTGGTCGGCGCGGTGCTCGCGCTGTTGCTGCTCGGTCCGGGGCGGGAGCTGTGGGTGCGGTGGCTCGGTCGGCTCGCGGTGCCCGCCGTGGCCGGGTTGCTGGCCGCAGTCGTGCTGGTCAGCGACGACTGGCACGGGTACTACCGGGGCGTCGGGTTCGCGGTCGCGCTGGTGGCAGCCGCGGTGATCGGCGCGGTGGCGGTCGCGCCGGACGGTCCGGTCGGGCGGGTGCTCGCGGCCGGGCCGCTGCCGTCGGTCGGGCGGCTCTCGTACGCGCTCTACCTCTGGCACTGGCCGGTGCACTGCTGGCTCGACGAGGCGACGCCGCTGCTGGACCGGCCCGTAGCCGCCGTCGTCGCGAAGATCGTGCTGACCGTCGTGCTCGCGCTCGCCTCGTACTACCTGGTCGAGCATCCGCTGCGGGCGCGGCGTCGCGATGCCGGGAGTCGCGGTGCCCGGGCGGGCGCGCGCGGGCTGCTGTTCGCGCCGGCCGCCGTGATCGCGACGCTCGGCGTCGTCGGGGTGGCCACCGTGCACGCGACACCCTCGCTGGTCGACGACCCGGCCACGCCCGGGACGCGACCGCGGGTGCTGGCCGCCGCGCCGTCACCCCAGGCCGTCCGGCTGGCCACCGCGGGCGACTCGGTCGCCAAGAGCCTGGCGCCGGGGCTGCGCCGGTTCGCGAACACCCGTGGCTGGGGGTACGTCGACAGCGCGGTCAGCTCGTGCTCGGTGGCTGCGCTGCTGATGGTGGAGTCGGACGGCTCGCCCTACCCGGCCGGCCGCCGCTGCCCGGACGTCGTCCCGGCGATGCAGCGCGCGCTGGTCGGCCGGTACGACCCGACGCTGATCCTGGTGCACTCCCGGTGGGAGACCCATCGCGTCCGCCGCGCCGATGGGACGGTCGTCGAACCGGGCACCGCAGCGCACCTCGTCCACGTCCGGCGGCAGCTGCGGATCGCGCTGCAGCGGCTCACGGCCGGCCGGGCACACGTCGTCCTGATCGAGCCGATCCCGCTGGCCGACTCGCTCTGCCGCCGGCTCGGCCACACCGCGGCGACCTGCCGGGCACAGACCAGCGATCCGCGAGCCGAGCGGTACAACGTGCTCCGCCGCGCGACTGCTGCGGAGTTCCCCGGCCGGGCCACGGTGATCGCGGTGACCGACCTGCTGTGCCCGGGTGGCGAGTGCACGGACGAGGTCGGAGAGCGTCGTCCGCGGCCGGACGGGCTGCACTTCTCGCCGGAGGGCGCGGCCTGGGCCGCACCGCAGATCCTGCGCCGAGCCGGGGTGCTCGGCTGACTCCACCTTCGGATCGGGATGTGACCGGCTTCTCGGCCTCGTTGACTGGGGGTATCGCGGAACGCTCTGCTACGGTTTGAGGCGCGAGGGGGAGTAGCTCCCAATGTCGCGGTCGACATACTGATGCCAGCGGGTTCCGACCCGCAGGCCTCCGGCCGCGCGGCCCTTACGGGCGAGCGAGACCTTCGACTCAGGCGTATCGACGCCGGGTCGAGGTCGTGCGCGCACCTGATCCGGCTGAAGACCGGAAGGTGTTTCGTGACTGGTTTCTTCGCGGCTCTGGCCGTTAGCTTCGGCGTGATCTTCGTTGCCGAACTCGGCGACAAGTCGCAGCTGATGGCGCTGACGTTCGCGACCCGGTTCCGGGCGCTGCCGGTGCTCATCGGCATCACGATCGCCACCGCGGTGGTGCACGCGGTCTCGGTCGCGGTCGGGTACGGCCTCGGTGCGGCGCTGCCGACCGGGTGGATCGCGCTGGTCGCGGCGGTGGCTTTCCTCGCGTTCGGGCTCTGGACGCTCCGCGGCGACACGCTGACCGAGGAGGAGCGAAACAAGGCGGAGAAGACGACGAAGTCCGCCGTCGTCGCTGCCTCGGTGGCGTTCTTCCTGGCCGAGCTCGGCGACAAGACGATGCTCGCCACGATCACGCTCGCCACCCAGTACGGCTGGTTCGGCACCTGGCTCGGCTCGACGATCGGCATGGTCGCCGCCGACGCGCTCGCGATCGTGGTCGGCCGCCAGCTGGGGCGGCACCTGCCGGAGAAGGCGATCAAGTACGGCGCCGCCGCGCTGTTCTTCCTGTTCGGTATCTGGCTGCTGATCGACGCGATCCTCCAGCTGACGTAGTCAGCTCGTGCGCGACGGTTCGAGGGACGGTGTGCCGTTCCAGGACGCCGCCCGGATGTCCTTGAGCGCCTGCTTGCGGACCTTGCCGCCGAGCCGCTCGACGTACAGCACCCCGTCCAGGTGGTCCACCTCGTGCTGGAAGCACCGCGCCAGGTAACCCTCGCCGACGACGTCCACCGGCTTGCCGTCCACGTCCACGCCGGTGACGCGGACACGCGACGCGCGTGGCGTCGGATACCGCAGACCGGGGATCGACAGGCAGCCCTCCGCCTCCACCTCCAGCACCGTGGAGAGCCGTTCCAGCACCGGGTTCACCACGTGGCCCCGCTGCCCCGGACCGCAGTCGTAGGTGAACAACCGCAGCCCGACGCCCACCTGCGGCCCGGCCAGCCCGGCACCGGGCGCGGCCTTCATCGACGCGGTCATCTGCTCCACCAGCTCGGCCAGCGCCGCATCGAACACGGTGACCGGCGCGGCCGGGCGGTGCAGCACGGGCTGCCCGGTCACGACGATCGGCAGCAGCCCGCCCGGTCCGGGGGCAGGCAGGACCACGCTCTCCATCAGGGTTCCTCCGGTGAAACGATCGGCGGGAGCACCAGCTTTGCAAACTAGCTCGCGGCTGAGCCGGTTCCGTCGGTGTGTGCGCCCACCAGCACGCGGACGATCTGCAGCGCGGTCTCGACCTCCGGCGCTCCACGGCCGAGCAGGTGCGCGTACATGTGGAAGTCGCAGACCCGCACGATCGCGACCGCGAGCGGCGGGACCGGCAGCAGCAGCGGCAGCCGCCCGGCGGCCCGCTCGCGTTCCAACAGCTCCTCGACCAGCGCTGCGGCCCGGTCTTCGATGGCGCCGGGCGTGGTCGCCAGCCGGATGAACACCATCGGTTCCCGCTGGGTCAGCGCTTTGAGCCCCGGCGCCGCCAGCACCGACCGCATGAACTTCGCCAGGACGTCGACGACATACTCCGGCCCGCCCCCGGCGGCGCCGTTCTGCGCCGACCGTTCCGCAGCCCGGAACGTCCGCTCGGTCGCCTCGGCCAGCACGACCGCGAGCAGCTCCTCGCGGTTACCCACCCAGCGGTAGAGCGTCGCCCTGCCGATGCCGAGCTGGTGCGCCAGCGCCGACATGTCGACTGGCTCTCCGTCGAGGTAGGCGCGGGTGGCCAGCGCGATGACGTCGGCAGGGCCCTTGGCATGGAGCACCGGCGCGGATCGCTCGGCCACTCGTTCTCCCCGGTCGTTCGGCACGGCGCTGCCCGGCCATCTTAGTGGGCCAGATCACTCCCGAGGATCAGGTGTCCGGACGGGGATGGAGCCGGTCTACGTGGCGAGTTCCCAGAGCGCGGGCGCGGAGTCGGGCTCCCAGCCGTAGACCGAGCGGTGCGGCTGCAGGCACCGGTACGCGATGTCGTCGTATCGGACCAGGTCGCCGACGTCGTAGTCGACCTCGGCCTCCCACGGTGGTGCGGAGGCGGGATCATCGGAGCCGGAGTCGGCCGCGCTGGGTGACGCGGTGGGGCTGGGCGACGCGGTGCTCGGTCGTACCGCCGGCGCCGCGGGCCTGCTGTCGGCGTCCCCGCTCTCGGTGGCACCGTTCGGGCTGCTCCCCGCGGTGCCGCCGAAGAGGACGTCCGAGCACGCGTACAGCGCGGCGTCGGAGTCCGCCTGCTCCCAGATCGTGTAGATGAGGTGCCGCCCCGACCGCTCCGGCATCTTCACCGAGACCCGGTAGACGTTGTCGGCGCCGGGCTTGCCGGAAACCTCGTGGAGCGGCTTCGGCTCCAGGGCGGCCCAGGTGAGCGGTTCGGTCGGCTTGTATCCGATCCGAGTCAGGTAGAAGCGCAGCGTGCCGTCGTGCTGGTCGTCCAGCTGGTATTCCAGCGTCGTCGTACCACCGCTCGGCATGTCGGTCGTCGGCCAGTCGTCCCGGGCGAGGTCGAGACCGCGGTATCGCTCCCGGCCCGCGCTGCACAGCCGGGTGTCCGGGATGACCTCGCGGTGATTGCTGCCGACGTCCGGGATGCTGATGTCGGCCCCGTCCCCGAACACCGTGTCGTCGGAGTCGGTGCGGACCTCTGCCGCGGCGGCCCGGCACGCTCGGGACGTCTCCCGGATCGGGGTGCCCGGACGGCAGACGTCCCCGCGGCTCGACGGCGACACCGTGGTGCCGGAGGCCTGTGCGCTCGGCGTCCAGATGATCAGTAGCGGAACCGCGACGGCGGCGGCGGCCGCGATACCGGCTGCAGCGAGTAACTGCGGTCGGCCGAGCCGGAACCGGCTCGGTGGCGGTGGTGCGACCGGTGGCGGTGGTGGCTCGGCGTGGTGCCTGCCGGGCGAGACCACCGCCGGGGCCGTCTGCTGCTGGGGTATCGACGCCGCAGTGCCCGCGGCGCGCACGATCAACTTGGTCAGGTCATTGGTCAGCTCAGTCGGCGACTTCGCCGCCCTGCGGTGTGACCCGCGGGCGGACGGCTGGACCGAACTCGCCGACCGCGCTCGCCCGTCCACTGGACTCCTGTCCTACCCCCACGTCCGTCGCGGCTAAATGCTAGTCCACCGCGACGTTCGCCCGTTGCTTGACCGAACTCCTGCTCACCGGTGTTATCGCTTCTCTTCCCTGGCTACGTGTGCGATGCGCCGCCAGTTCACCGAGGTGCTCTTGCGTTTGCCGCGCCCCTGCGGCGGGATACGTCTTGGTGGTAGCGGCACGAGGGAGTGAGCACGTTGACGCAGACGGCGATCCGAGAGATCGAGCGCAAGTACGAGTTGCCCGACGGGGTGGCGATTCCGAGCCTGGACGGTCTGCCCGGCGTCGAGGCGGATTCGGCGGCGGACGTCTTCCAGCTGGAGGCGGTCTACTACGACACCCCCGATCTACGGCTGGCCACCCACCGGGTGACGCTGCGTCGCCGTACGGGTGGTGACGACGCCGGGTGGCACCTCAAGCTGCCTGCCGGGACCGACGGCCGGGACGAGATCCACTGGCCACTGGGTCGCGCGAGCCGTACCGTGCCCGCCGAGCTCGCCGGGCTGGTCGCCGCGTACACCCGCGGCCGGGCGCTGGAGCCGGTGGCCCGGATCCGGACCAAGCGGACCCGGCGCCGGCTCCGGGACACCGCGGGCTCGGTGCTCGCCGAGGTCGTCGCCGACGAGGTCGCCGGTCAGACACTCGGTCGCGAATCGACGGTCTCGTCCTGGTCCGAGCTCGAGGTCGAACTGGCCGGCGGCCATCGAGACCTGCTGGACACCGTCGAGGCACGGTTCCGATCGGCCGGTGTCCGCCGGTCGGAGAGCGCGTCGAAGCTGGCCAGGGTCCTCGGAACCCAGCCGGCCGGACGGTGGGGCACGAAGCGGCGTCGGCGGGCGACGGTCGGTGAGCTGGTCGTCGACCACCTGCGCCAGCAGGTCGAGACCATGCTGGAGTACGACCCGCGGGTCCGCCGCGACGAGCCGGACTCCGTGCACAAGATGCGGGTGGCCACCCGCAGGCTCCGCTCGGCGCTGCAGACGTTCGGCACGGTCGTCGACCGTCCGGCCACCCGCGCGGTCACCGACGAGCTCAAGTGGCTGGCCGGTGTGCTCGGGGAGGCGCGTGACCTCGAGGTGCTGCGCGCGAGCCTGGACAAGAAGATCGCGTCGACGCCGGACGAACTCGTGGTCGGCCCGGTGCAGGCCCGCGTCACCGGCCATCTCGCGCACCAGCAGGCCGAGGCGCGCGACCACGTTCTGGAGGCGTTGAACGGCAAGCGGTACTTCGCGCTGCTGGACGCCCTCGACGCGCTGGTCGACGAGCCGCCGCTGACCCGGAAGGCGCGCCGCCCGGCCGGACGGGCCCTGCCGAAGACGCTGCGCCGGAACCACCGCAGGGTCACCCGCCGGTTGAACGCCGCAGCCACGTTGCCGACCGGCGCCGACCGGGACGTCGAACTGCACGAGGCCCGGAAAGCCGCCAAGCGGGCCCGCTACGCCGGTGAGCTGTCCCGTCCGGCGCTGGGCAAGACCGCGAAGCGGTACGCCTCGGCGATGGAGGACGTCCAGGAGGAGCTCGGCGCCCACCAGGACAGCGTGGTGGCCCGCCAGGTGCTGCGGGAGATCGGGATGCAGGCCCACCTCGCGGGGGAGAACGGCTTCACGTTCGGCCTGCTGCACCGCGGCGAGCAGGCGGCTGCCGATGCGGTCGAGGAGCGGATCCCGGCGGTGCGCAAGGCGGTACGCGCAGCGGGGCGCAGTCTGGGCTGATCGTCGTTCGGGGTGTAAAACTCGGACGTTCGTGGACCCACGGCTGGTACTTCGCGGTACCGTCCGGTGTTCCATTTGCGTACGTTCAGAGAGGCCCCACCGATGCGGTCGTTCCTCCGGCGGGTCCCCGCCGCCCTCTTCGCCGTCGTCCTCGCCGCCGGGCTGGCCGCGTGCACGGACGACGGCGGATCGGGTGACGGCGGCTCGAAGAGCGCGGCCGATCTGGACGCGGCGGTCGTCGCCACCGACGGTGGTTCGCTGCGCGGGTCGAGCGCGGCCGGGTACCGCTCGTTCCTCGGCGTCCCGTTCGCGGCACCGCCGGTCGGTGACCTCCGGTGGCGTCCGCCGCAGCCCGCCCCGAACTGGTCAGGCGAACGCGACGCGACGAAGCCCGGCGCGGCGTGCACGCAGCCGGGCAGCGTCGTCAGCGGTGGTGACTCCGGGGACGGCAGCACCACTGAGGACTGCCTGTACCTGAACGTCTACACGCCGACGACGGGCACCGCCCGCCGGACGCTCCCGGAGGCCGGCCGCGACGGCAAGCTGCCGGTGATGGTGTGGATCCACGGCGGGAGCTTCCTCACCGGCGCGGGCTCGGACTACGGGCCGGGGCGGCTGGTCACCCAGGGCGGCGTCATCGTCGTGACGATCAACTACCGGCTCGGCGCGCTGGGCTTCCTCGGGTTGCCCGAGCTCTCCCGCGAGCAGGAGCTGGGATCCGGTACCTACGGGCTGCTCGACCAGCAGGCGGCGCTGCGGTGGGTGCAGTCGAACATCACCGCGTTCGGCGGTGACCCGAAGAACGTCACGCTGTTCGGCGAGTCGGCAGGCGCCAGCAGCGTCTGCGCGCAGATGGTCGCGCCGCAGGCCGAAGGGCTGTTCGCGAAGGCGATCTCGGAGAGCGGATGTGCGCTGCGCGGGCCGACGCAGGCCACGGCCGAGCAGACCGGCACCGCGCTGGCCGCGAAGCTGGGCTGC is drawn from Cryptosporangium aurantiacum and contains these coding sequences:
- a CDS encoding carboxylesterase/lipase family protein is translated as MRSFLRRVPAALFAVVLAAGLAACTDDGGSGDGGSKSAADLDAAVVATDGGSLRGSSAAGYRSFLGVPFAAPPVGDLRWRPPQPAPNWSGERDATKPGAACTQPGSVVSGGDSGDGSTTEDCLYLNVYTPTTGTARRTLPEAGRDGKLPVMVWIHGGSFLTGAGSDYGPGRLVTQGGVIVVTINYRLGALGFLGLPELSREQELGSGTYGLLDQQAALRWVQSNITAFGGDPKNVTLFGESAGASSVCAQMVAPQAEGLFAKAISESGCALRGPTQATAEQTGTALAAKLGCRGATVLTCLRGKPAAAIRSASTSSSTSLTYAPASGGPVLPTDIETAFTQGKFQDVPLLQGTNHDEGRLFILSLGLSGLGPDLYPTAVRRATGSLADEIIARYPLSKYGTPGDALGAIVTDATFSCPALRTNQSASKRTEVYAYEFNDPNAPLPKIGNYPLKATHAAELPYLFEMERLGGLPETAQQLSREMVAYWTSFAIDGDPNADGAPKWGTFSPSGSAMQALVPQGSTALPTTSFATEHNCDFWAKHPTVSLRS